Proteins encoded in a region of the Marinococcus sp. PL1-022 genome:
- the thrC gene encoding threonine synthase has translation MSAWQGLLKQYKDFLPVTENTPALSLNEGNTPLIPLERLSEEWGVNIHVKTEGTNPTGSFKDRGMVMAVAKAKEEGSKAIICASTGNTSAAAAAYGTRAGLRTIVVIPEGKIALGKLAQAVMYGAEVFEIQGNFDNALEIVRSISEKEPITLVNSVNPYRIEGQKTAAYEVCEALGKAPDALCIPVGNAGNITAYWKGFKEYHEQHQTGLPNMLGFEAEGAAAIVRGEVVKDPETIATAIRIGNPASWNKAIRVTEESDGRIDMVTDDEIVEAYQLLAKTEGVFAEPASCASLAGLKKQIDSGKIKKGSSVVCVLTGNGLKDPSTAIDKVTVKPTVIPNNEEAFMEHIKGGVVRG, from the coding sequence ATGAGTGCTTGGCAGGGACTTTTAAAGCAGTATAAAGATTTTTTACCAGTAACAGAAAACACGCCAGCTCTTTCCCTGAATGAAGGTAATACGCCGTTAATACCACTTGAACGCCTGTCAGAAGAATGGGGCGTCAACATTCACGTAAAGACAGAAGGCACCAACCCGACAGGCTCATTTAAAGACCGGGGTATGGTGATGGCAGTGGCGAAGGCAAAAGAAGAGGGAAGCAAAGCCATTATCTGCGCTTCCACAGGAAACACCTCGGCAGCGGCAGCGGCCTACGGCACGAGAGCCGGCCTCCGTACGATCGTTGTCATTCCGGAAGGGAAAATTGCGCTCGGAAAGCTTGCTCAGGCCGTCATGTACGGAGCAGAAGTGTTTGAAATCCAGGGCAACTTTGATAACGCGCTCGAAATCGTCCGGAGCATCAGTGAAAAAGAACCGATCACGCTCGTGAATTCTGTGAACCCTTATCGTATTGAAGGCCAGAAAACGGCTGCGTATGAAGTGTGTGAAGCGCTCGGAAAAGCACCGGATGCTCTCTGCATCCCGGTGGGCAACGCCGGAAACATCACAGCGTACTGGAAAGGGTTTAAAGAGTATCACGAGCAGCACCAGACGGGCCTGCCGAACATGCTTGGCTTTGAAGCAGAAGGGGCAGCTGCCATCGTACGCGGTGAAGTGGTCAAAGATCCGGAAACGATCGCTACGGCTATACGTATCGGTAATCCGGCAAGCTGGAATAAGGCTATCCGGGTGACCGAAGAGTCAGATGGACGCATTGATATGGTGACAGACGATGAAATCGTTGAAGCTTATCAGCTGCTTGCCAAAACAGAAGGTGTTTTTGCAGAACCAGCTTCCTGTGCTTCACTGGCGGGACTGAAAAAACAGATCGACAGCGGAAAGATCAAAAAAGGTTCTTCGGTCGTCTGTGTCCTTACTGGAAACGGACTAAAGGATCCGAGTACAGCGATTGATAAAGTGACGGTGAAACCAACGGTTATTCCAAATAATGAAGAAGCATTTATGGAGCATATCAAGGGAGGAGTCGTTCGTGGCTGA
- a CDS encoding NifU family protein: MPQTTEDMHAQVQEVLEKLRPFLLRDGGDVELVDIEDGIVMVRLMGACGSCPSSTITLKAGIERALLEEVPGVKELEQVF; the protein is encoded by the coding sequence ATGCCACAAACGACAGAAGATATGCATGCACAGGTTCAGGAGGTTCTTGAAAAGCTCCGCCCCTTCCTGCTTCGCGATGGAGGCGACGTGGAACTTGTAGATATTGAAGACGGCATTGTTATGGTCCGCCTTATGGGAGCATGCGGCTCCTGCCCTTCCTCTACAATTACACTGAAAGCTGGTATCGAACGCGCACTCCTGGAAGAAGTGCCAGGAGTCAAAGAACTCGAACAGGTATTTTAA
- the lipA gene encoding lipoyl synthase — protein MTGSESIMAKTEEYVRKPEWLKIKLNTNESYKGLKKMMREKNLHTVCEEARCPNIHECWAVRKTATFMILGDTCTRGCRFCAVKTGLPNELDWGEPERVADSVEQMGLKHVVITAVARDDLKDGGSEVFAETIRAVRRKNPGTTIEVLPSDMSGTPENLDILMEARPNILNHNIETVERLTPRVRARAKYRRSLDFLQYSKELHPDIPTKSSLMVGLGETKEEIIQAMDDLRAHDVDIMTIGQYLQPTKKHLKVQRYYTPEEFAELKEIAMTKGFSHCESGPLVRSSYHADEQVNEAQVQMEASKYQ, from the coding sequence ATAACTGGGAGTGAGAGCATCATGGCAAAAACGGAAGAATACGTCCGCAAGCCGGAATGGCTGAAAATAAAACTAAACACCAATGAGTCCTACAAAGGGCTGAAAAAAATGATGCGGGAGAAAAATCTTCACACGGTATGTGAAGAAGCCAGATGTCCGAACATCCACGAATGCTGGGCAGTCAGAAAAACGGCTACATTCATGATTCTTGGTGATACCTGTACGCGTGGCTGCCGCTTCTGCGCTGTAAAAACCGGTCTTCCAAACGAACTGGACTGGGGCGAACCTGAACGTGTCGCGGATTCCGTCGAACAAATGGGGCTGAAGCACGTCGTCATTACAGCCGTAGCGAGGGATGACCTTAAAGATGGAGGCTCGGAAGTGTTTGCCGAAACCATCCGAGCCGTCCGCCGGAAAAATCCGGGCACAACAATCGAAGTGCTGCCATCAGATATGTCCGGTACCCCGGAAAACCTGGACATTTTAATGGAGGCAAGACCGAACATTCTGAACCATAATATTGAAACGGTGGAACGGTTAACACCGCGGGTGCGCGCCCGTGCAAAATACCGCCGTTCCCTTGATTTCCTCCAGTATTCCAAGGAGCTTCATCCGGATATTCCAACCAAATCGAGCCTGATGGTAGGCCTTGGAGAAACAAAAGAGGAAATCATTCAGGCTATGGATGACCTGCGGGCACATGACGTTGATATTATGACGATCGGCCAGTATCTGCAGCCGACGAAGAAGCATTTAAAAGTACAAAGATATTATACGCCGGAAGAATTTGCGGAGCTGAAAGAAATTGCGATGACAAAAGGATTCAGCCACTGTGAATCCGGTCCGCTTGTGCGTTCCTCCTATCATGCTGATGAGCAGGTGAACGAAGCACAGGTACAGATGGAAGCAAGCAAGTACCAATAA
- a CDS encoding sodium-dependent transporter, giving the protein MAAREQWGTRAGFIMAAVGSAIGLGNIWRFPATAFENGGGAFFIPYLFALLTAGIPLLIMEFTMGHKYRSAAPRTYSKMNKNVEWIGWWAVAVAFVISTYYPVIIAWSLSYTVFSFNLSWGADTEAFLFNDYLQLAAPGQFGGMTIGVLIPLIIVWAIALGILFKGVQRGIELANRIFIPTLVVIFLIICIRAVTLPGAAQGLQAFFEPDFGALTQGGVWVAAYGQIFFSLSIAFAIMITYSSYLPKKSDITNNAFITGFSNSSFELLAGIGVFSALGFMAQQLNVGVEEVVAGGVGLAFVVFPQIISEFPALSGLFGVLFFLSLALAGLSSLISIAETYIKGLQEKFGWARRKAVGIGGGAAALCSLIFATRGGLNFLDAADYFINQFGVALLGLVEVVLIAWVLRKLPEFQQHANAISDIRLGSWWKVCLGIITPIVLGYMMIDLFLQNILNQFDTENGNYAGYTDGFIFASGWAVALAALAAGIIMSLIRWKGLSKEEAE; this is encoded by the coding sequence ATGGCTGCAAGAGAACAATGGGGAACACGTGCGGGCTTTATTATGGCAGCAGTTGGATCTGCGATCGGGCTCGGAAACATTTGGCGCTTTCCGGCTACGGCGTTTGAAAACGGCGGCGGCGCATTTTTTATCCCATACTTATTTGCGCTGCTGACAGCGGGTATTCCGCTTTTGATCATGGAATTTACCATGGGCCATAAATACCGGAGCGCAGCACCAAGAACGTATTCAAAAATGAACAAAAATGTGGAGTGGATCGGCTGGTGGGCCGTGGCGGTAGCATTTGTTATTTCTACATATTATCCTGTTATCATCGCCTGGTCCTTGTCCTACACCGTTTTTTCCTTCAATTTAAGCTGGGGGGCAGACACCGAAGCATTTTTGTTTAACGACTATCTGCAGCTGGCAGCTCCCGGGCAGTTCGGCGGCATGACGATCGGGGTGCTTATTCCGTTAATCATCGTCTGGGCGATTGCGCTCGGCATATTATTTAAAGGGGTGCAGCGCGGGATTGAACTGGCAAATCGGATTTTTATTCCGACGCTGGTCGTTATCTTTCTTATCATCTGTATCCGTGCAGTCACTCTTCCGGGGGCAGCACAAGGTCTTCAGGCTTTCTTTGAACCGGATTTTGGGGCGCTTACCCAGGGCGGTGTCTGGGTCGCCGCATACGGACAGATTTTCTTTAGTCTATCCATCGCTTTTGCGATTATGATCACCTATTCCAGTTATCTGCCGAAGAAGTCAGATATTACAAACAATGCCTTTATTACCGGCTTTAGTAACTCCAGCTTTGAGCTGCTTGCCGGGATCGGCGTCTTTTCAGCTCTCGGGTTTATGGCTCAGCAGCTGAATGTCGGTGTGGAGGAAGTGGTAGCTGGCGGTGTCGGACTTGCCTTTGTCGTCTTTCCGCAGATTATCAGTGAATTTCCGGCGCTCAGCGGCCTGTTTGGTGTTCTTTTCTTCCTGTCGCTCGCCCTGGCAGGATTATCATCACTTATTTCTATCGCCGAGACGTACATTAAAGGCCTGCAGGAAAAATTCGGCTGGGCGCGCAGAAAAGCAGTCGGTATCGGTGGCGGCGCAGCGGCCTTATGTTCCCTGATATTTGCTACCCGCGGCGGTCTGAACTTCCTCGATGCAGCCGATTACTTTATCAATCAATTCGGCGTGGCTCTGCTTGGTCTGGTGGAAGTGGTATTGATTGCATGGGTGCTCCGCAAGCTCCCGGAATTTCAACAGCACGCCAACGCCATTTCTGATATCCGCCTTGGCAGCTGGTGGAAGGTATGCCTTGGCATCATTACGCCAATTGTGCTTGGTTATATGATGATCGATTTATTCCTGCAAAACATTCTAAACCAGTTTGATACCGAAAATGGAAATTACGCAGGGTATACAGACGGATTTATTTTCGCCAGCGGCTGGGCCGTGGCCCTCGCTGCTTTAGCGGCAGGCATCATTATGTCCCTCATACGCTGGAAAGGCTTATCCAAAGAGGAGGCTGAGTAA
- a CDS encoding YutD family protein produces the protein MQGQRYELLEDFRDGWNEEAFKERYSEVLNKYDYVVGDWGHEQLRMRGFFENDRKKVPHDFKIGTLEDYLLEYCNFGCAYFVLKKVRQEQKEETEEETEQSVT, from the coding sequence GTGCAGGGACAGCGTTATGAATTGCTTGAAGATTTTCGGGACGGCTGGAATGAAGAAGCGTTTAAAGAACGTTACAGCGAAGTGCTGAATAAGTATGACTATGTCGTTGGGGACTGGGGGCATGAGCAGCTCCGTATGCGCGGTTTTTTTGAAAACGACCGCAAAAAAGTCCCCCACGATTTTAAAATCGGCACCCTGGAAGACTACTTGCTGGAGTACTGTAATTTTGGCTGTGCCTATTTTGTATTAAAGAAGGTCCGCCAGGAGCAGAAGGAAGAAACAGAGGAAGAAACAGAACAATCAGTAACGTAA
- a CDS encoding DUF86 domain-containing protein, with amino-acid sequence MYFVDRKQIEDRLQYMEQLGRIYNQIKNESTAGTQLALERLAHGWIEALIDVGNQMIDGFIMRDPGSYEDIVDILEDEQVLEAEVISRLKPLVAFRKKLVQEFTSIEFAEISQVLEEAEPAVEKVSPSVRNYLEEELGPVSAFLPEEKDTKE; translated from the coding sequence ATGTATTTTGTAGACCGAAAACAGATTGAAGACCGTCTGCAGTATATGGAGCAGCTCGGGCGTATATATAACCAGATCAAAAACGAAAGCACGGCAGGTACGCAGCTGGCGCTCGAAAGACTCGCGCACGGATGGATTGAAGCGCTGATAGACGTCGGCAATCAGATGATTGATGGTTTTATTATGAGGGACCCGGGCAGCTATGAAGATATTGTCGATATCCTTGAAGATGAACAGGTGCTTGAAGCGGAGGTAATCAGCCGGCTGAAGCCGCTGGTGGCATTCAGGAAAAAGCTCGTGCAGGAATTTACTTCTATTGAATTTGCCGAAATCAGCCAGGTGCTCGAAGAAGCGGAGCCAGCAGTGGAGAAGGTGAGTCCGTCGGTAAGAAATTATCTTGAGGAAGAGCTCGGTCCAGTATCAGCCTTCCTGCCGGAGGAAAAGGATACGAAGGAATAA
- a CDS encoding TIGR01457 family HAD-type hydrolase translates to MKKYKAYLIDLDGTMYRGSEPIPEAVRFVNQLRDKGIPHLYMTNNSTSSPVTVAERLAGMGVKCEADQVMTTSLATARYLHEQTPSATVYVVGEQGLQEAMRSYGFYFTETNPDAVVMGMDRSITYDKLSKATVAVRSGAMFISTNEDVAVPTEQGFHPGNGALTSVVTTASQKKPIFIGKPQPIMVDMAMQALGLSKDEVALIGDNYDTDILAGVRAGIDTIHVNTGITSREAAAAKETPPAYQVETLAEWADCL, encoded by the coding sequence ATGAAAAAGTATAAAGCTTATTTAATTGACCTGGACGGAACGATGTACCGGGGCAGTGAACCAATTCCGGAGGCTGTGCGGTTTGTGAATCAGCTTCGTGATAAAGGCATCCCGCATTTATATATGACCAACAATTCCACCTCATCTCCCGTAACAGTGGCTGAACGGCTGGCGGGCATGGGGGTTAAATGCGAAGCGGATCAGGTGATGACAACGTCCCTTGCGACAGCCAGGTATTTGCATGAACAGACGCCTTCTGCCACGGTGTACGTTGTTGGAGAGCAGGGACTTCAGGAAGCAATGAGGAGCTACGGCTTTTATTTTACAGAAACCAATCCGGATGCCGTGGTTATGGGGATGGACCGCAGCATTACATACGATAAACTGAGTAAGGCGACAGTAGCGGTACGAAGCGGTGCTATGTTTATTTCCACTAATGAAGATGTGGCAGTTCCCACCGAGCAGGGCTTTCATCCTGGCAATGGCGCGCTTACGTCGGTCGTTACGACAGCTTCGCAGAAAAAACCAATCTTTATCGGCAAGCCACAGCCTATCATGGTGGACATGGCAATGCAGGCGCTCGGCCTGTCCAAGGATGAAGTGGCTTTAATCGGAGACAATTATGATACCGATATTCTCGCCGGGGTACGGGCAGGCATAGATACAATTCATGTGAACACAGGAATTACCAGCAGGGAAGCTGCTGCAGCTAAAGAGACTCCTCCTGCTTATCAAGTGGAAACACTGGCAGAATGGGCGGATTGTCTATAG
- the thrB gene encoding homoserine kinase, whose translation MADKRLSITVPASSANLGPGFDSVGLAVNRYLTLYIDRAEEWEFFSNSPELSSLPNKEDNLVYQAATAYAAEYDVELSPCRVEMVSDIPLARGLGSSASAIIAGIELADEMAGLHRSKEEKMQFASGWEGHPDNVGPSLYGGLIVGAYGEEKTHVMHCGVPDVDLVLAIPDNELLTKEARGALPSELPYATAIHGSAVSNVLVAAILKGDWKMAGEMMVRDVFHHPYRADMVPGLEEMLSGIRQYGAYGAALSGAGPTILCFVPSGRGEEVKRAIQEDYPDFRVETAKPAPFGSNVHYVNQPAGVSGSV comes from the coding sequence GTGGCTGATAAAAGATTGTCGATCACTGTACCGGCCAGTTCAGCGAATTTAGGACCAGGGTTTGATTCTGTAGGATTGGCAGTCAACCGCTATCTTACGCTTTACATCGACCGGGCGGAGGAGTGGGAATTTTTCTCGAATTCGCCTGAGCTCAGCAGCCTGCCAAATAAAGAAGATAATCTTGTTTATCAGGCAGCGACAGCTTATGCTGCTGAATACGATGTGGAACTGTCCCCCTGCCGTGTGGAAATGGTAAGTGATATCCCGCTCGCAAGGGGACTTGGGAGCAGTGCTTCGGCAATTATTGCCGGTATTGAACTGGCAGACGAAATGGCCGGCCTGCACCGGTCGAAGGAAGAAAAAATGCAGTTTGCAAGCGGCTGGGAAGGACACCCGGACAATGTCGGGCCCTCGCTGTACGGCGGACTGATCGTTGGTGCCTACGGAGAGGAAAAAACGCATGTGATGCACTGCGGTGTACCGGATGTGGACCTTGTGCTTGCCATTCCGGACAATGAGCTTCTGACGAAAGAAGCGAGGGGAGCCCTGCCTTCCGAACTTCCTTACGCGACAGCCATTCACGGAAGCGCCGTAAGTAATGTGCTGGTTGCGGCTATTCTAAAGGGTGATTGGAAGATGGCAGGGGAAATGATGGTGCGGGACGTCTTTCACCATCCGTACCGCGCCGATATGGTACCCGGTCTCGAGGAAATGCTCAGCGGCATCCGGCAATACGGGGCCTACGGGGCTGCGTTAAGCGGTGCCGGTCCGACCATTCTCTGCTTCGTACCAAGCGGCAGAGGCGAAGAGGTAAAACGGGCGATTCAGGAGGATTATCCGGATTTCCGGGTGGAAACAGCCAAGCCGGCTCCCTTCGGCTCAAACGTACACTATGTTAATCAGCCGGCCGGGGTATCAGGTTCAGTTTGA
- the glpX gene encoding class II fructose-bisphosphatase has translation MDRELALEIVRVTEAAAVSSAQWLGRGRKIEADDAATTSMRSMFDSVHCRGTVVIGEGELDEAPMLYIGEEVGDGEGPEVDIAVDPLEGTNIVASGRANAVAVIAIGDRGTLLHAPDMYMEKIAVGPKAAGNVRLDDPIETTIDTIAKTSNKRVRDVTVIIQDRERHQQLIDRVRAKGARVKLFGDGDVGASIASALPRTGIDLFLGTGGAPEGVISAAAIKALGGDMQARLVPSDAEEKERCRVMGITDTSRVLQLSDLVKGDDAIFAATGVSSGELLDGVRFLGGDLAETDSIVMRAKTRTVRYIKAQHHLDYKPHLLAEE, from the coding sequence ATGGATAGAGAATTGGCGCTTGAAATTGTACGCGTTACCGAGGCTGCCGCCGTTTCTTCCGCCCAGTGGCTTGGACGCGGCAGAAAAATAGAAGCGGATGATGCTGCTACGACTTCAATGAGATCCATGTTTGATTCCGTGCACTGCCGCGGAACAGTCGTAATCGGGGAAGGGGAGCTCGACGAAGCACCTATGCTCTATATCGGAGAAGAAGTGGGAGACGGGGAAGGCCCTGAGGTTGATATTGCTGTTGATCCGCTCGAGGGAACAAACATTGTTGCGAGCGGCAGGGCCAACGCTGTCGCTGTCATTGCCATCGGAGACCGGGGCACACTTCTTCACGCACCGGACATGTATATGGAAAAAATTGCTGTCGGGCCGAAGGCTGCAGGGAATGTCCGCCTGGATGACCCGATCGAGACTACCATCGATACAATTGCGAAAACAAGCAACAAACGGGTCCGGGATGTGACGGTTATTATCCAGGATCGCGAGCGCCATCAGCAGCTCATCGACCGCGTCAGGGCCAAGGGCGCGCGGGTGAAGCTGTTTGGCGACGGGGATGTAGGTGCTTCTATCGCATCTGCGCTTCCGCGCACAGGCATTGATTTATTTCTCGGAACCGGTGGAGCTCCGGAGGGTGTCATCTCAGCTGCTGCCATTAAAGCACTCGGCGGAGACATGCAGGCACGCCTTGTACCCTCAGATGCCGAAGAAAAAGAGCGCTGCAGAGTCATGGGAATTACAGACACAAGCAGGGTGCTTCAGCTCTCTGACCTCGTTAAAGGAGACGATGCTATTTTTGCGGCGACCGGCGTTTCAAGCGGCGAACTGCTTGACGGAGTCCGTTTTCTTGGAGGAGACCTGGCCGAAACAGATTCCATCGTCATGCGCGCCAAAACCCGTACCGTCCGCTACATCAAAGCTCAGCATCACCTTGACTATAAACCTCATCTTCTTGCTGAAGAATAA
- a CDS encoding alkaline phosphatase produces the protein MYFPKKLTVGVLAGMVISSGSLLHANGSANDNANENGIENSSKNAKEDVPENVIVMVGDGMGMGQMEIASLLEHGKKGELFMESLEHTGMTSTYSADNNVTDSAAAGTAIATGTKTNNGSIGVDEDGNEVDSILDQYQDDGKKVGVISNNTVTDATPASFTASVADRGSEEDIAEQQYEEKYDVLLGGGGEFFGADEDESEDRLVDEFQESGYEYATTEEELEEAGTPDRLLGLFNDSYMNYKTDKDDVDSEEPSLQSMTETGLDVLSQDDDGFFMMVEGARIDHAAHAADATGVWQEMIEFDQTVEQVVTWAEDRDDTLVVVLSDHETLGMSATETMDVDGLKDIEVSPEYMAQQLETREDSDEYTDESIQQVFSEYADIDITNEELEAFRANIEDDAGEVYPEYQVGWEIGSIIADHYSVGALDTEIRAESDTGGHTGEMVPVFAAGAGSDHFSGYMDNTDIKGLIEEASSEQTNPGKENGRGHGNN, from the coding sequence ATGTATTTTCCAAAAAAGTTAACTGTCGGGGTTCTCGCAGGAATGGTCATCAGCTCTGGGAGCCTTCTTCACGCAAATGGCTCAGCCAATGATAACGCTAATGAAAACGGAATTGAAAACAGCAGTAAAAATGCTAAGGAAGACGTCCCGGAAAATGTCATCGTAATGGTTGGAGACGGCATGGGAATGGGACAAATGGAGATCGCTTCTCTGCTTGAACATGGCAAAAAAGGTGAGCTGTTCATGGAATCGCTTGAACATACAGGCATGACCAGCACATATTCCGCTGATAACAACGTAACTGATTCAGCTGCTGCCGGCACCGCAATCGCTACCGGCACGAAAACAAATAATGGAAGCATTGGTGTTGACGAAGACGGCAATGAAGTGGACAGCATTTTGGATCAGTATCAGGACGACGGGAAAAAGGTCGGCGTTATTTCCAATAATACAGTCACCGACGCTACTCCAGCTTCGTTTACCGCAAGCGTGGCTGACCGTGGGAGCGAAGAAGACATTGCCGAGCAGCAGTACGAAGAGAAATATGATGTCCTGCTTGGGGGCGGCGGCGAATTTTTCGGAGCTGATGAGGACGAGAGCGAAGACAGGCTTGTGGATGAGTTTCAGGAAAGCGGCTATGAGTATGCGACTACCGAAGAAGAGCTGGAGGAAGCCGGCACTCCCGACAGGCTCCTCGGCCTGTTTAATGATTCGTACATGAACTATAAAACCGATAAAGACGACGTCGACAGCGAAGAGCCGTCTCTGCAGTCTATGACGGAAACAGGGCTGGACGTGCTTTCCCAGGATGATGACGGATTCTTTATGATGGTCGAAGGCGCCCGCATTGACCACGCTGCCCATGCAGCTGACGCTACGGGCGTATGGCAGGAAATGATCGAATTCGATCAAACCGTTGAACAGGTCGTTACATGGGCAGAAGACCGTGACGACACGCTCGTCGTTGTGCTGTCCGACCATGAAACACTTGGGATGTCCGCAACAGAAACCATGGATGTAGATGGCCTGAAAGACATTGAAGTGTCCCCGGAATACATGGCCCAGCAGCTTGAAACCCGGGAAGACTCTGATGAATATACTGATGAAAGCATTCAGCAGGTATTCTCGGAATACGCAGATATTGATATAACAAATGAAGAATTAGAAGCCTTTCGTGCAAATATTGAAGACGATGCCGGAGAGGTCTACCCTGAATATCAGGTGGGCTGGGAAATCGGATCCATCATTGCGGATCACTACAGTGTAGGCGCACTCGACACCGAAATACGCGCGGAGAGTGATACCGGCGGGCACACTGGTGAAATGGTTCCAGTCTTTGCCGCGGGAGCCGGCAGTGATCACTTCAGTGGTTATATGGATAATACCGACATTAAAGGGCTGATCGAGGAAGCCTCTTCTGAACAAACTAACCCCGGCAAGGAAAACGGCCGCGGACACGGCAATAATTAA
- a CDS encoding DUF1462 family protein: protein MIKVYGAEKKCPSCVNLPSSRETAEWLEAAVQRKYPENPPGVEHIDIEDPGSASDPVAEKVRQEEYFYPLVTVNEVVVAEGNPRLKAVYREVDKTKAPAPGATEEFKKQKKPDGG, encoded by the coding sequence ATGATAAAAGTTTATGGGGCGGAAAAAAAGTGCCCAAGCTGCGTAAATCTTCCATCAAGCCGGGAGACCGCAGAGTGGCTCGAAGCTGCAGTCCAAAGAAAGTACCCGGAAAATCCTCCAGGTGTAGAGCATATTGATATCGAAGACCCGGGGTCGGCTTCTGACCCCGTAGCTGAGAAGGTCCGGCAGGAAGAATACTTTTATCCGCTCGTAACGGTGAACGAAGTAGTAGTGGCAGAAGGAAATCCAAGACTCAAAGCTGTTTACAGGGAAGTTGATAAAACAAAAGCACCGGCCCCGGGAGCGACAGAAGAATTTAAAAAACAAAAAAAGCCGGACGGAGGTTAA
- a CDS encoding homoserine dehydrogenase translates to MEKIAVGMLGFGTVGAGVAQLLEEHKQELQHQVGADVFLKKALVRDLEKPRTGQVSLREDQLTLEADDVLGDPGIHTVIEVMGSVDQAREYITQALEKGKSVVTANKDLMALHGAELLKIAADNHCDLFYEASVAGGIPVLRGLTEGLASDRITKMMGIVNGTTNYVLTKMSQDNRPYQEVLLEAQELGFAESDPTADVEGLDAARKVAILANLGFSMNVELSDVTVEGITSITTDDLAYCRQMGYTLKLIGLAERKNGKVELAVQPMMLPDDHPLSSVQNEYNAVYIYGEAVGETMFYGPGAGALPTATAVVSDLVTSVRNMRLGVSGQHVGEPLNEKHIKPDNEVFSKYFLRLHVKDATGTFAALTSIFAEEDVSFERLVQWPVEGMVNTAEIVIITHTTSLDVYKRLQKALNSLDVVIDIKSSYRVEGGS, encoded by the coding sequence ATGGAAAAAATTGCCGTAGGTATGCTTGGATTTGGAACGGTTGGAGCCGGTGTGGCTCAGCTGCTTGAAGAGCATAAACAAGAGCTTCAGCACCAGGTGGGTGCTGATGTGTTTTTAAAAAAAGCCCTGGTACGTGATTTGGAAAAGCCGAGGACTGGTCAGGTAAGTTTGCGGGAAGACCAGCTGACGCTGGAGGCGGATGATGTGCTCGGTGACCCTGGGATTCACACGGTTATTGAAGTGATGGGCAGTGTGGATCAGGCAAGAGAGTATATTACTCAGGCGCTGGAGAAGGGCAAAAGCGTTGTTACTGCAAATAAAGACTTGATGGCCCTCCACGGGGCAGAGCTGCTGAAGATCGCAGCAGACAATCACTGCGATTTGTTTTATGAAGCGAGTGTAGCTGGAGGCATTCCGGTACTGCGGGGCCTTACGGAAGGACTTGCCTCTGACCGGATTACAAAAATGATGGGCATCGTGAACGGAACGACTAACTATGTGCTGACCAAAATGAGCCAGGACAACCGGCCTTACCAGGAAGTTCTGCTCGAAGCGCAGGAGCTTGGATTTGCAGAGAGCGATCCTACCGCAGATGTCGAAGGTCTTGATGCAGCCAGAAAAGTAGCTATTCTGGCGAATCTCGGCTTTTCCATGAATGTGGAGCTTTCCGATGTTACCGTTGAAGGAATTACATCCATTACAACAGATGATCTTGCCTACTGCCGGCAGATGGGTTATACGTTAAAGCTGATCGGCCTGGCTGAACGGAAAAACGGGAAGGTGGAGCTTGCTGTGCAGCCAATGATGCTCCCGGACGACCACCCGCTGTCCTCGGTGCAAAACGAATACAACGCTGTGTATATTTACGGTGAAGCGGTAGGGGAGACAATGTTTTACGGTCCGGGAGCCGGTGCGCTTCCAACTGCCACAGCAGTAGTTTCGGATCTTGTCACTTCTGTACGCAACATGCGCCTCGGCGTCAGCGGCCAGCATGTCGGGGAGCCGCTGAATGAAAAGCATATTAAGCCGGATAATGAAGTGTTTTCGAAATACTTTCTCCGCCTGCACGTGAAAGACGCCACCGGCACCTTCGCGGCCCTTACTTCGATTTTCGCTGAAGAGGATGTAAGCTTTGAACGTCTTGTCCAATGGCCGGTGGAAGGAATGGTAAACACCGCAGAAATTGTCATTATTACGCATACAACATCACTCGATGTATACAAACGGCTGCAAAAGGCGTTAAACAGTCTTGATGTTGTGATAGATATTAAAAGCAGCTACCGTGTAGAGGGAGGAAGCTAA
- a CDS encoding methionine/alanine import family NSS transporter small subunit — protein MTAGAIITMVVGMVIIWGGLVASLLNAKKASKQK, from the coding sequence TTGACAGCCGGAGCAATTATAACAATGGTCGTAGGAATGGTTATTATATGGGGCGGTCTTGTGGCAAGTCTTTTAAACGCAAAAAAAGCCTCGAAACAAAAATAA